Below is a window of Nitrospirota bacterium DNA.
GGCACCCAGATAGTAAAATCTCAGACTGTCTTTCTTATCATCAATCTCTGAAATCAGCCTCGCCTTCAGCATTGTCCACTGTGCTGGGTCAACAATACATTCAAACACCGAGTACTGCACCCTCTGACCGAAATCCTGACAAGCGTGAGCCACCCTGCGTAAACGGCGTTTGCCGTTTCCATCAGTAGTAGCAACATCGTAGCTTATTAAAACAAGCATTGTCAGCCCTCACTTCCGTTTCAATCCACGCCCCAACATAGGGGCGACACCGATGAACTCACTTCC
It encodes the following:
- the cas2 gene encoding CRISPR-associated endonuclease Cas2; this encodes MLVLISYDVATTDGNGKRRLRRVAHACQDFGQRVQYSVFECIVDPAQWTMLKARLISEIDDKKDSLRFYYLGANWKNRVEHFGAKEPFDQEGPLLI